The Fusobacteriaceae bacterium DNA segment TGACGTCACCAACGCCATATTGGACGGGACCGACGCCGTGATGCTCTCGGGGGAGAGCGCCAAGGGCAGCTACCCCGTGGAGGCCGTTCGCGTCATGGGGAAGATCGCGGAAAAAACAGATCCCCTGATCCGGGATAAAGTCGTCAAAGACGACGAGGCGACCATTACCTCGGCCATAGCCCGGGGCGCGGCCGATGTGGCGGAAACCCTCGGCGCCAAGGTCATCGCCGTGGCGACCCAGTCGGGACGGGCGGCCATGGAAATGCGGGAATACTGCCCCAAGGCCACGATCCTCGCGATCACGAACCGCGAAAAAACAGCCAACCAGCTGATGGTGGCCCGCGGCGTCGTCCCTTGGCTCGATCCCAACCCCGAGACGCTCAAGTCCTTCTTCGAGCTGTCGGAAACGACGGCCAAAAAACTCAAGCTGGCCGAAATCGGCGACATTATTGTGGCCATCTGCGGCGAGAGCGTATTCAAGCCCGGTACGACAAACTCGATCAAGATCATGCAAATCAAATAGTGTGTAGTGCTTTCAAATAATATAATCATGGAGGGATGTTATGGCAAAAATAGCGGATATTATTGCAAGAGAAATTCTGGATTCCCGAGGAAACCCGACCGTGGAAGTCGACGTATTCCTCGATGACGGCGCATTCGGACGGGCGGCGGTGCCCTCGGGCGCTTCGACAGGGGCCTATGAGGCCGTGGAGCTCAGGGACGGCGACAAGAAGCGCTATCTCGGAAAAGGCGTCCTGACCGCCGTCAAAAATGTCAACACAAAAATCAAAGAGGCCCTGATCGGATTCGAGGCCTCGGACCAGGCCGAAATCGACGGCACCATGATCAAGCTCGACGGAACCCCAAACAAGGGAAAATTGGGCGCCAACGCCATCCTGGGCGTTTCCCTGGCCGTAGCCAAAGCGGCCGCGCAGTCGGCCTTCCTGCCGCTCTACAAGTATCTGGGCGGGGCTAACGCCAAGGAACTGCCGCTTCCGATGATGAACATCCTCAACGGCGGGGCCCACGCCGATTCCGCCGTGGACGTGCAGGAGTTCATGATTCAGCCCGTGGGCGCAAAGACCTTCAAGGAAGCCATGCAAATGGGTTGTGAGGTCTTCCAGCATCTGGGCAAACTGCTCAAGGCCAACGGAGACTCCACCAACGTCGGAAACGAGGGCGGATACGCGCCCAGCAAAGTAAAAGGGACGGAGGGCGTGTTGGACCTCATGACCGAAGCCATCGAAAAAGCGGGATACAAGCCGGGCGTGGACATCACCTTCGCCATAGACGCCGCTTCTTCGGAATTCTGCACAAAAACAGGAGAGAAATTCATCTACCACTTCAAGCGGGAAGGCAATGTCAAGAGAACGTCCGATGAAATGGTGGAGTGGTACAAAAAATTGGTGGACAAGTATCCGATCAAGTCCATTGAGGACGGCCTTGGCGAGGACGACTGGGAAGGCTGGCAGAAACTGACGGCGGCCATCGGCGACCGGGTGCAGTTGGTGGGCGACGACCTCTTCGTGACGAACACGGAGCGTCTGAAAAAAGGCATCGAACTCAAAGCCGCCAATTCCATCCTGATCAAGCTGAATCAGATCGGCTCCCTGACCGAGACCCTGGACGCCATCGAAATGGCCAAACGGGCGGGCATGACCGCGGTTATATCCCATCGCTCGGGGGAAACGGAGGACGCTACGATCGCGGATGTGGCCGTCGCCACAAACG contains these protein-coding regions:
- the eno gene encoding phosphopyruvate hydratase; protein product: MAKIADIIAREILDSRGNPTVEVDVFLDDGAFGRAAVPSGASTGAYEAVELRDGDKKRYLGKGVLTAVKNVNTKIKEALIGFEASDQAEIDGTMIKLDGTPNKGKLGANAILGVSLAVAKAAAQSAFLPLYKYLGGANAKELPLPMMNILNGGAHADSAVDVQEFMIQPVGAKTFKEAMQMGCEVFQHLGKLLKANGDSTNVGNEGGYAPSKVKGTEGVLDLMTEAIEKAGYKPGVDITFAIDAASSEFCTKTGEKFIYHFKREGNVKRTSDEMVEWYKKLVDKYPIKSIEDGLGEDDWEGWQKLTAAIGDRVQLVGDDLFVTNTERLKKGIELKAANSILIKLNQIGSLTETLDAIEMAKRAGMTAVISHRSGETEDATIADVAVATNAGQIKTGSTSRTDRMAKYNQLLRIEEELGSMAQYKGIDVFYNINTEAAPVVKKRTRAKK